One window of the Granulicella arctica genome contains the following:
- the rplM gene encoding 50S ribosomal protein L13, translating to MSTTIPSGKDIKRKWYVIDAAGKTLGRLATRSASILAGKDNVLYTPYIDMGDHVIIINAEKIVLTGLKSSQKLYRRYTGFPGGLREESFIKLLARRPEAIVEQAVKGMLPKSKMGRQMATKLKVYKGGQHPHQAQQPEPFEFHASNAPKA from the coding sequence ATGTCGACAACCATTCCGAGCGGAAAAGACATTAAGCGCAAGTGGTACGTAATTGACGCAGCCGGTAAGACTCTCGGCCGTCTCGCCACGCGTTCCGCCAGCATTCTAGCCGGTAAAGATAACGTGCTTTACACCCCATACATTGATATGGGCGATCACGTCATCATCATCAACGCCGAGAAGATTGTCCTCACGGGCCTCAAGTCCAGCCAAAAGCTCTATCGCCGCTACACGGGTTTCCCCGGTGGTCTGCGTGAAGAGTCCTTCATCAAGCTGCTTGCCCGTCGCCCCGAGGCGATCGTCGAGCAGGCCGTCAAGGGCATGTTGCCCAAGTCCAAGATGGGTCGCCAGATGGCTACCAAGCTCAAGGTGTACAAGGGCGGACAGCATCCTCATCAGGCGCAGCAGCCTGAACCGTTCGAATTCCACGCGTCCAACGCTCCCAAGGCGTAA
- the rpsI gene encoding 30S ribosomal protein S9: protein MADLIQFYGTGRRKSSIARVFLRPGSGNFVVNKKDVDVYFVTAQQRAAAKRSLGIADIGETFDVFTTVKGGGVMGQADAVKLGIARALMIFNPELRKALKAEGLVTRDSRGKERKKYGQKGARARFQFSKR, encoded by the coding sequence ATGGCAGATTTGATCCAATTCTACGGAACCGGCCGTCGCAAGTCCTCGATCGCACGTGTTTTCCTGCGTCCAGGCAGCGGCAACTTTGTCGTCAACAAGAAGGATGTTGATGTGTACTTCGTCACCGCTCAGCAGCGCGCCGCTGCAAAGCGTTCGCTTGGTATCGCTGACATTGGCGAAACCTTCGACGTCTTCACCACCGTAAAGGGTGGCGGCGTGATGGGCCAGGCCGATGCTGTGAAGCTCGGTATCGCCCGTGCACTGATGATCTTCAATCCCGAGCTTCGCAAGGCGCTCAAGGCTGAAGGCCTCGTTACCCGCGACTCGCGTGGTAAAGAGCGCAAAAAGTACGGACAGAAGGGCGCTCGCGCACGCTTCCAGTTCTCGAAGCGATAG
- the rpsB gene encoding 30S ribosomal protein S2 has translation MANITMKELLEAGVHFGHQTKRWNPKMKEYIFGERNGIYIIDLQKTLKMFKEASKFVTDLTSTGKLILFVGTKRQAQDAIAEEATRAGMPYINSRWLGGLLTNWVTVQKSVKRLTELDDMSTDGRYELLTKKEVIKLERERKHLTTNLAGIKTMKRLPDALFIVDSNNEAIAVAEARKLGIPVVAVVDTNCDPTVVDYVIPGNDDALRAIRLFTTKIADSAAEGVQMVSERAFATEAADVQQLEVSPEHVGEEGDLNLDAATAEVHESAGIAEASVEDDENVDLDAVLGGGIKKAPAAATEPEAEPEAVHAETVA, from the coding sequence TTGGCAAATATCACCATGAAAGAACTGCTCGAAGCAGGCGTTCACTTCGGGCACCAGACCAAGCGCTGGAACCCCAAGATGAAGGAATATATCTTTGGCGAGCGCAACGGCATTTACATCATCGATCTCCAGAAGACCCTCAAGATGTTCAAAGAGGCTTCGAAGTTCGTTACTGATCTGACCTCCACGGGCAAGCTCATCCTGTTCGTCGGCACCAAGCGCCAGGCACAGGATGCCATCGCCGAAGAGGCAACACGCGCCGGCATGCCCTACATTAACAGCCGCTGGCTCGGTGGTCTTCTCACCAACTGGGTTACCGTGCAGAAGTCGGTCAAGCGCCTCACCGAGCTCGACGATATGTCGACCGATGGCCGCTACGAGCTTCTCACCAAGAAGGAAGTCATCAAGCTTGAGCGCGAGCGTAAGCACCTGACGACGAACCTTGCCGGTATCAAGACCATGAAGCGTCTTCCCGATGCTCTCTTCATCGTTGACTCCAACAATGAAGCGATTGCCGTCGCCGAAGCCCGCAAGCTTGGCATCCCGGTTGTCGCCGTCGTCGATACCAATTGCGATCCGACTGTCGTTGACTACGTCATCCCCGGCAACGACGATGCTCTTCGCGCCATCCGCCTCTTCACCACGAAGATCGCTGATTCGGCTGCGGAAGGCGTTCAGATGGTCTCGGAGCGTGCCTTTGCGACAGAAGCTGCCGACGTTCAGCAGCTCGAAGTCTCCCCGGAGCACGTCGGCGAAGAGGGTGATCTCAACCTTGACGCTGCCACTGCGGAAGTTCATGAGTCAGCCGGCATCGCCGAGGCATCCGTTGAAGATGACGAGAATGTCGATCTCGACGCCGTTCTTGGCGGCGGTATCAAGAAGGCACCAGCAGCAGCGACCGAGCCCGAAGCTGAGCCCGAAGCCGTTCACGCTGAGACCGTCGCGTAA
- a CDS encoding translation elongation factor Ts, protein MTTATETTKIDAKLVKELREKSGAPMGDCLKALQEAKGNMEDAFVVLRKRGMASAAKKASRTTNEGAVGTYIHAGGKIGVLVELNCESDFVARTEDFQELLRDIAMHIAATDPRFVGRDEVTEADLEREKDVYRSQAAATGKPPAVIEKILEGKLAKFYEEFCLLDQPFIKEQTQTISQLIAAKVAKLGENISVRRFARFKVGASDWTVATTKAPTEEASA, encoded by the coding sequence ATGACTACCGCTACTGAAACAACGAAGATCGACGCCAAGCTCGTCAAGGAACTCCGCGAAAAGTCCGGCGCCCCCATGGGCGACTGTCTCAAGGCTCTGCAGGAGGCAAAGGGCAACATGGAAGACGCTTTTGTTGTCCTCCGCAAGCGCGGCATGGCTTCGGCCGCTAAGAAGGCATCGCGCACAACGAACGAGGGAGCAGTCGGCACCTACATTCATGCTGGTGGCAAGATCGGCGTCCTCGTCGAGCTCAACTGCGAGTCGGACTTTGTTGCTCGCACGGAAGACTTCCAGGAGCTGCTCCGCGACATCGCCATGCATATCGCTGCGACTGATCCTCGCTTCGTCGGTCGCGACGAGGTCACGGAAGCCGACCTCGAGCGTGAGAAGGATGTCTATCGCTCACAGGCTGCAGCAACCGGTAAGCCGCCTGCGGTCATCGAGAAGATCCTCGAGGGCAAGCTCGCGAAGTTCTACGAGGAGTTCTGCCTGCTCGATCAGCCCTTCATCAAGGAGCAGACTCAGACGATCTCGCAGTTGATTGCTGCTAAGGTAGCAAAGCTTGGTGAGAACATCTCTGTCCGCCGCTTCGCCCGCTTCAAGGTAGGAGCCTCCGATTGGACGGTCGCGACCACCAAGGCCCCCACGGAAGAAGCATCAGCGTAA
- the pyrH gene encoding UMP kinase translates to MYKRVLLKLSGEALAAGKGFGIDAVFIHNVAAEIAAVHAAGCEIAIVVGGGNFFRGVAQQAIDMDRVAADHMGMLSTVINSIALQDAIEKLGLFCRVMSAIEMHQVAEPYIRRRAMRHLEKGRIVIFAAGTGNPYFSTDTAASLRAMEIKADVLLKATSVDGIYTADPKLDPTATKYEEITYMEILRQNLRVMDQTAVSLCKDNNLQTIVFSMKVPGNIVRVVNGEKLGSLITS, encoded by the coding sequence ATGTACAAACGAGTTCTGCTTAAGCTCTCGGGAGAAGCCCTGGCCGCCGGTAAGGGCTTTGGCATCGACGCCGTCTTCATCCACAATGTAGCTGCGGAGATTGCTGCGGTTCACGCCGCGGGTTGCGAGATCGCCATCGTAGTCGGCGGCGGCAATTTCTTTCGCGGAGTGGCTCAGCAGGCCATCGACATGGATCGTGTCGCTGCAGACCACATGGGAATGCTTTCGACCGTTATCAACTCGATTGCTCTTCAGGACGCCATCGAAAAACTGGGCTTGTTCTGCCGGGTCATGTCCGCCATCGAGATGCACCAGGTCGCGGAGCCCTATATACGCCGCCGCGCTATGCGACACCTCGAAAAAGGTCGCATCGTGATCTTCGCCGCAGGTACCGGCAACCCCTACTTCTCCACCGACACCGCTGCCAGTCTGCGCGCCATGGAGATCAAGGCGGACGTTCTGCTCAAGGCCACGTCAGTAGACGGCATCTATACGGCCGATCCAAAGCTTGATCCAACCGCGACCAAGTATGAGGAGATCACCTACATGGAGATCCTCAGGCAGAACCTTCGCGTCATGGACCAGACTGCTGTCTCTCTATGCAAAGATAACAATCTGCAAACTATCGTCTTCAGCATGAAGGTCCCGGGAAACATCGTCCGCGTCGTCAACGGGGAGAAACTCGGTTCGCTCATCACGTCCTGA
- a CDS encoding acyltransferase family protein produces MPALTGIRTILAINILFFHFTPPHMRWISPFTDNGFVFVGFFFLLSGFVLAYNYADRALTLNPRQFWLARFARLYPIYLLGLAISFQMLQAEWQVRSHTQFWEGLLLTPLLLQGWNPLLATYWNTVGWTLSCELLLYGAFPWVIRAWAVRLPSLNSVRTLIALFLALWIVGMLPHMLYMLLNPDHLTEPITRYSYGFWLRSLKYTPPSYVCMFLAGITLGKLQLQLEINDRQRLGIAAVGLVTIAVFFYTAVPHMPYILMHGGLLLPLFATLTIGLSGANPIASVFAWRPLLAIGETTFCLYILHFNSINLLRNYHVWDRLHLAILDPWITYATALLIAALAHHLVEAPARRYILQRFATKPSPAPLATT; encoded by the coding sequence TTGCCAGCCCTGACCGGTATCAGGACAATTCTTGCGATCAACATCCTTTTTTTCCATTTCACCCCGCCACATATGCGATGGATCTCGCCGTTTACCGACAACGGTTTCGTGTTCGTCGGCTTCTTTTTTTTGCTCTCGGGTTTTGTCCTCGCCTATAACTACGCCGACCGCGCTCTTACGCTGAACCCGCGACAGTTCTGGCTCGCCCGCTTCGCGCGGCTCTACCCAATCTATCTCCTTGGGCTCGCGATCTCCTTCCAGATGCTTCAGGCAGAGTGGCAGGTCCGCAGTCATACCCAGTTCTGGGAAGGATTGTTGCTGACGCCACTCCTGCTCCAAGGGTGGAATCCGCTCCTTGCAACCTATTGGAATACCGTCGGCTGGACCCTCTCCTGCGAGCTCCTCCTCTACGGCGCGTTTCCGTGGGTCATCCGAGCCTGGGCTGTGCGGCTACCCTCGCTGAACTCGGTTCGTACCTTGATTGCACTCTTCCTCGCTCTCTGGATCGTCGGCATGCTGCCGCATATGCTCTACATGCTGCTCAACCCAGACCACCTTACGGAGCCCATCACAAGGTATAGCTACGGCTTCTGGCTGCGTTCCCTCAAATACACCCCACCGTCGTATGTCTGCATGTTTCTCGCCGGAATCACGCTCGGCAAGCTCCAGCTGCAATTGGAGATCAATGACCGTCAACGACTCGGAATTGCCGCCGTTGGACTTGTCACAATAGCAGTCTTCTTCTACACCGCTGTCCCGCACATGCCATACATCCTGATGCATGGCGGATTGCTGCTCCCGCTCTTTGCAACCCTGACAATTGGTCTAAGTGGGGCAAACCCCATCGCTTCGGTCTTCGCATGGAGGCCACTGCTTGCGATCGGCGAGACAACTTTCTGTCTCTACATTCTGCATTTCAATTCGATTAACCTGCTGCGGAACTACCACGTATGGGATCGGCTGCACCTGGCCATACTCGATCCCTGGATAACCTACGCGACCGCTCTGCTCATCGCTGCTCTGGCGCATCATCTGGTCGAAGCACCCGCTCGCCGATACATCCTGCAGCGCTTCGCTACAAAACCCAGCCCGGCGCCTCTCGCTACAACATAG
- a CDS encoding lactonase family protein, whose translation MKLKNMGRITKAFTVSLALGLGLTACSRDYTVAYVYVTSAKTNPGLINAYSVDYQSGALLQLADSPIPAGRNPVALISTTSTATGNQFVFVVNHDDSTVGTYAVGTDGKLYAEQNYNTTGSFPVAAAVDAAGKFLYVAYTFETGFTTASPGPGGISVFPITYSGSGASETVALGAPTNVNIGNNPVGITASKFHNFVYVVDAETPAGSAPIGEVLGYSENATTGALTPLPGVKALGTGLSQYQAGVSPSAIVENPLSSFVYVTDKTSNQLIGYLVLSDGSLSPMVNGPFVTGQFPVALTIDPRGSFLYVVNFNASTVSAYAINAANGTPTNSVGGSTTVLTNPVAIAIEPALGIYLYTANNSDGTVSGEQLSPNNGGLTQIQHSPFPASGLPTSIIAIPNGLHSTSLSVTTPTQ comes from the coding sequence ATGAAGTTGAAAAATATGGGCCGCATTACAAAGGCCTTCACCGTTTCACTCGCTCTCGGACTCGGTCTCACGGCATGCAGCCGCGACTATACGGTGGCGTACGTGTATGTGACGTCAGCGAAGACCAACCCCGGTCTCATCAATGCCTACTCGGTCGACTACCAGTCGGGTGCTCTGCTGCAACTAGCAGACTCCCCGATTCCGGCAGGACGCAACCCGGTCGCGCTCATCTCTACCACGTCTACAGCTACAGGCAACCAGTTCGTCTTCGTGGTAAACCATGATGATTCGACTGTAGGAACCTACGCAGTAGGAACTGATGGCAAGCTGTATGCCGAGCAGAACTACAACACAACGGGAAGCTTCCCAGTGGCTGCTGCGGTGGACGCGGCCGGCAAATTTCTCTACGTCGCTTATACGTTTGAGACAGGTTTCACAACGGCTTCGCCTGGGCCCGGCGGCATCTCGGTATTTCCGATTACCTACAGCGGGTCTGGCGCTTCAGAGACAGTGGCGTTGGGAGCACCAACGAACGTAAACATCGGCAACAATCCGGTCGGCATTACGGCCAGCAAATTTCACAACTTTGTTTATGTAGTGGATGCTGAAACGCCTGCGGGTTCTGCGCCAATCGGCGAGGTCCTTGGTTACTCCGAGAATGCAACCACCGGTGCGCTTACCCCGCTTCCGGGCGTCAAAGCTCTTGGTACTGGCTTGAGCCAATATCAGGCTGGTGTTTCGCCAAGCGCTATCGTGGAGAATCCTCTGTCCAGCTTCGTCTACGTGACGGACAAGACATCGAACCAGCTTATCGGCTACCTAGTCCTTTCCGATGGATCCCTCTCGCCGATGGTCAATGGGCCGTTCGTGACGGGTCAGTTCCCTGTCGCGCTTACGATCGATCCTCGTGGCTCGTTCCTGTACGTCGTCAACTTCAACGCGAGCACGGTTAGCGCTTATGCAATCAACGCGGCGAATGGCACTCCGACAAATTCTGTTGGTGGAAGCACTACCGTTTTGACCAATCCGGTAGCTATCGCGATCGAGCCTGCGCTGGGTATTTACCTCTACACGGCCAACAACTCTGACGGAACGGTATCGGGCGAACAGCTCAGCCCGAACAATGGCGGTCTAACCCAGATTCAGCACTCGCCTTTCCCAGCGTCTGGTCTGCCTACATCCATCATCGCGATTCCGAATGGTTTGCATTCCACTTCGCTGTCGGTAACAACTCCAACGCAGTAA
- a CDS encoding lactonase family protein, giving the protein MTLSRIGRFGMAFVASVAMGLGMTACGGGTIGYMWVLGTQANAAAGQQTGQIAGFKIDDFTGNLTSAVHSPFSSGGTNPVSIVVKPGGRYVYVVNEGVPATSATTSASVEGNISVFSVGGDGTLTFQNSSVSQGHTPVWAAVDSTGNFLYVLDQRAPDYDGVTNFNGDITVFALASDTGRLSLITNAQVKNAQGTQLTYFEVGPTPIMMRVASGGCLYTVDQGDHTVFPYTVGTGGQLTLTTNSTVQVTGGTLPAQLTSISTSGTNVYLTDSANNLILPYTVGTSCALNTLTGGSTPNLALTANPVYSLTDTTGNYLYVLNQSGTNSNVANSTISAFKIDVGATNKLQPVVGDTNNPYAVGSGPVCMGEDPSNQYVYVSNNVAGTVTGKQINTRTGQLSDLARGATFPATGHATCLAISGNVN; this is encoded by the coding sequence ATGACGTTGAGCAGGATTGGCCGGTTCGGAATGGCCTTCGTAGCATCTGTAGCAATGGGACTGGGCATGACGGCGTGTGGTGGCGGCACGATTGGTTACATGTGGGTCCTTGGTACGCAGGCAAATGCGGCGGCAGGACAGCAAACCGGTCAAATCGCCGGATTCAAGATCGACGACTTTACGGGAAACCTCACGTCGGCAGTTCATTCGCCATTTTCCTCGGGCGGTACGAATCCTGTGTCGATTGTGGTTAAGCCAGGCGGCCGCTATGTTTATGTCGTGAACGAAGGTGTTCCGGCTACTTCAGCGACGACCTCAGCCTCGGTCGAAGGCAACATCTCTGTATTCTCAGTCGGCGGCGATGGTACGTTGACATTCCAGAACAGCTCAGTCAGTCAGGGCCATACACCAGTCTGGGCTGCGGTCGATAGCACAGGTAACTTTCTGTATGTGCTTGATCAGCGCGCGCCCGACTACGATGGGGTGACCAACTTCAATGGCGACATCACAGTTTTTGCCCTTGCGAGTGATACTGGCCGGTTGAGCCTGATTACTAACGCACAGGTAAAGAACGCGCAAGGCACCCAGCTTACCTACTTCGAAGTTGGACCGACGCCGATCATGATGCGCGTCGCAAGCGGCGGCTGCCTGTACACCGTCGACCAAGGCGATCACACGGTATTCCCCTATACGGTCGGCACGGGAGGCCAGCTTACGCTCACGACCAATTCGACTGTTCAGGTCACCGGTGGAACTTTGCCTGCTCAATTGACCTCAATCAGCACGAGCGGAACCAACGTCTACTTGACGGACTCCGCAAACAACCTGATCCTGCCGTACACGGTTGGAACAAGTTGTGCACTGAACACCCTTACGGGCGGCTCGACGCCAAATCTTGCCCTGACAGCAAATCCTGTCTATTCGCTGACGGACACAACTGGCAATTATCTCTATGTTTTGAACCAATCGGGAACGAACTCGAATGTTGCGAATAGCACCATATCGGCCTTCAAAATCGACGTTGGCGCAACGAACAAGCTGCAGCCGGTCGTCGGAGATACGAACAATCCTTATGCCGTGGGCTCCGGTCCGGTCTGCATGGGAGAAGATCCGTCGAACCAGTATGTTTACGTTTCGAACAACGTTGCAGGTACCGTAACGGGTAAACAGATCAATACGAGAACAGGCCAGCTCTCTGACCTGGCGCGTGGGGCGACTTTCCCGGCGACGGGGCATGCGACCTGCCTGGCAATCAGTGGAAACGTCAACTAG
- a CDS encoding M13 family metallopeptidase produces MRVTPLVSVLVLSTSLCFGQGFAPVFTSADAPSAPTKEPAKPISFDLSAIDKTADPCTDFYQYACGNWKKNNPIPADQVRWGRFNELAERNNYLLYQELKTASDAPKTPLQTKYGDYFAACMNVDEADKLGAKPIMPQLALIDGLTDKKQFAALNVELWKKYDGDLLFGLGVQQDQKDSAQQILGTGQGGLSLPDRDYYLTQDDRSKKLRDQYVAHVTAMFVLLGDTPVKAAQEATDVMRIETALAKGSMARVEMRDPAKRYHIMTIAQVDALSPNYNWQQYVDGLGLQAAKTINVSSPGFVQAANAMIETESLSAFKSYLRWHTLHGAAPLLSKPIVDENFGFFSATLQGQKEQTPRWKQCTRMTDRALGEAVGQDWVKQNFPPEAKENMEKLVAALERALGEDIKSLPWMSDTTKVEAKKKLDTIRQKIGYPEKWRDYATLTVKRDDLVGNVENSSKFEDLHNLGKLGKPVDETEWGMTPPTVNAYYNPPQNDINFPAGILQPPFYDNNIDPAVNFGGIGVVIGHEMTHGFDDQGSKYDLHGNVRVWWTPEDLAKFNERTECEAKEYDGFEVAPGQKLNGHLTLGENTADNGGIRIAFQALQETIAKDKTAAEPGYADGKRDGYTAEQRFFIGFGQVWCENKTEQSARVSAKTDPHSSGEWRTKGTVQNFEEFGKAFGCKVGQPMMPTSSCRVW; encoded by the coding sequence ATGCGCGTCACGCCCCTCGTTTCAGTTCTCGTACTTTCGACCAGCCTGTGTTTTGGGCAAGGTTTTGCGCCGGTGTTTACCTCGGCAGATGCTCCGTCTGCGCCAACGAAGGAGCCGGCGAAGCCGATCAGCTTCGATCTTTCCGCGATCGATAAGACCGCCGACCCGTGCACCGACTTTTATCAATATGCGTGCGGCAACTGGAAGAAGAACAATCCTATTCCTGCAGATCAGGTGAGGTGGGGACGCTTTAATGAGTTGGCGGAACGCAATAACTACTTGCTCTATCAGGAGCTGAAGACAGCCTCAGACGCTCCGAAGACGCCGCTGCAGACCAAGTATGGCGACTACTTCGCCGCTTGCATGAACGTTGATGAGGCGGACAAGCTGGGAGCCAAGCCGATCATGCCGCAGTTGGCGCTGATTGATGGCTTGACCGACAAGAAGCAATTTGCTGCGCTCAACGTTGAGCTATGGAAGAAGTACGATGGCGATCTGCTCTTTGGGCTGGGCGTCCAGCAGGACCAGAAGGATTCAGCGCAGCAGATCCTCGGCACCGGACAGGGCGGGCTCTCACTTCCCGACCGCGACTACTACCTGACCCAGGACGATCGCAGCAAGAAGCTCCGCGATCAATATGTCGCGCACGTAACAGCTATGTTTGTCCTGCTCGGGGATACTCCCGTGAAGGCCGCACAGGAAGCAACGGATGTGATGCGGATCGAGACTGCGCTGGCCAAGGGATCGATGGCGCGCGTCGAGATGCGTGACCCTGCCAAGCGTTACCACATCATGACGATCGCCCAGGTCGATGCTCTTTCGCCGAACTACAACTGGCAGCAATATGTGGATGGATTGGGACTGCAGGCAGCCAAGACGATCAACGTATCGTCGCCGGGTTTTGTGCAGGCGGCAAACGCGATGATTGAGACGGAGAGCCTGTCTGCGTTCAAGAGCTACCTGAGGTGGCATACGCTCCATGGCGCTGCTCCACTGCTTTCGAAGCCAATCGTCGATGAGAACTTCGGCTTCTTTTCGGCAACGCTGCAAGGGCAAAAAGAGCAGACGCCACGCTGGAAGCAGTGCACGCGCATGACGGATCGCGCCCTCGGCGAGGCGGTCGGACAGGATTGGGTCAAACAGAACTTTCCTCCTGAGGCCAAGGAGAACATGGAGAAGTTGGTCGCCGCGCTCGAACGAGCTCTGGGCGAAGACATCAAGAGCCTGCCGTGGATGAGCGACACGACCAAGGTTGAGGCGAAGAAGAAGCTGGATACGATTCGACAGAAGATCGGCTATCCAGAGAAATGGCGCGACTATGCCACTCTGACGGTTAAGCGGGATGACCTGGTCGGCAACGTGGAGAACTCCAGCAAGTTTGAGGATCTACACAATCTCGGCAAGCTTGGTAAACCCGTCGATGAGACGGAGTGGGGCATGACGCCGCCTACGGTGAACGCGTACTACAACCCGCCGCAGAACGACATCAACTTCCCTGCGGGCATTTTGCAGCCTCCGTTCTATGACAACAATATCGACCCCGCGGTGAACTTCGGCGGCATCGGCGTGGTGATCGGACACGAGATGACGCATGGCTTCGACGATCAAGGTTCCAAGTACGACCTGCACGGCAATGTGCGGGTTTGGTGGACCCCGGAGGATCTGGCGAAGTTCAACGAGCGGACCGAATGCGAGGCTAAGGAGTACGACGGATTTGAAGTCGCTCCCGGGCAGAAGTTGAATGGACATCTAACACTCGGTGAGAATACTGCTGATAACGGCGGAATACGCATTGCTTTCCAGGCTTTGCAGGAGACGATTGCAAAGGATAAGACTGCCGCTGAGCCCGGTTACGCCGATGGAAAGAGGGATGGGTATACCGCGGAGCAGCGCTTCTTCATCGGCTTCGGCCAGGTGTGGTGCGAGAACAAGACGGAGCAGAGCGCAAGGGTGTCGGCCAAAACCGATCCTCACAGCTCCGGCGAATGGCGGACCAAGGGAACGGTGCAGAACTTTGAGGAGTTCGGAAAGGCGTTTGGCTGTAAGGTAGGCCAACCGATGATGCCGACGAGCAGTTGCCGTGTCTGGTAG
- a CDS encoding MlaD family protein: MPSQQEVRWSQLKVGVIVMVAAVVLVTLLFLMTSSSGLGIFSKKLTVFTYFENAAGIKEGAAVNLQGVTIGTVKSVQVVSNPDRKLTPVRVVMKLDKKFSADLKRDSKAALTTVGVLGDTVVDINSQVATGPPLQDGDELHTLETPTISDVVKASQGTIEQLNVILAKMNSIVDNLQNGKGSIGQLINNPDLYNKANATVDELLTLEKNLNNGRGSIGKLMTDDTMYNRLNTAMGRLDSITAGLDSGKGTAGKLLKDETLYNNLNATLANANQILNDANAGKGGLGLMLKDPKFRQQLSDTLTDVNSLVAGVSQGKGTLGKLATDDMAYTNLNKLLTESTVLVTTIRQDPKKYLTIHLKIF; the protein is encoded by the coding sequence ATGCCCAGCCAGCAGGAAGTTCGATGGTCGCAGTTGAAGGTGGGCGTGATCGTGATGGTCGCGGCGGTCGTTCTCGTGACTCTTCTGTTCCTCATGACAAGTTCATCCGGCCTTGGGATCTTCTCGAAGAAGTTGACAGTGTTCACCTACTTTGAAAATGCTGCTGGCATCAAAGAGGGTGCGGCTGTCAATCTGCAGGGTGTCACTATCGGTACGGTGAAGAGTGTGCAGGTAGTTTCGAACCCTGATCGCAAGCTGACGCCTGTGCGCGTCGTGATGAAGCTCGATAAGAAGTTTTCTGCGGACCTGAAGCGCGATTCGAAAGCGGCATTGACGACCGTAGGCGTGCTGGGCGATACGGTGGTCGACATCAACAGCCAGGTGGCAACTGGGCCACCGCTCCAGGATGGCGACGAGTTGCACACGCTTGAGACGCCAACAATCTCGGACGTAGTAAAGGCCAGCCAGGGAACGATCGAGCAACTGAATGTGATCCTGGCAAAGATGAACTCGATTGTCGACAATTTGCAGAATGGCAAAGGATCGATCGGTCAGTTGATCAACAATCCAGACCTTTACAACAAGGCGAACGCGACGGTCGACGAACTGCTGACGCTTGAGAAGAACCTGAACAATGGGCGAGGTTCCATCGGCAAACTTATGACTGACGACACCATGTACAACCGCCTGAATACGGCGATGGGCCGGCTGGACAGCATTACGGCTGGGCTTGACTCGGGGAAGGGTACGGCTGGCAAGCTGTTGAAGGATGAGACCCTCTACAACAACCTGAACGCTACCCTCGCGAATGCGAATCAGATCCTGAACGACGCGAATGCAGGCAAGGGTGGGCTGGGATTGATGCTGAAGGATCCGAAGTTCCGGCAGCAATTGAGCGATACGCTGACGGATGTGAACTCGCTGGTGGCAGGAGTAAGCCAAGGCAAGGGCACACTGGGCAAGCTGGCCACGGATGATATGGCGTATACCAACTTGAATAAGCTGCTTACCGAGAGCACCGTACTTGTGACGACCATCCGACAAGATCCGAAGAAATATCTCACGATTCACCTGAAGATCTTCTAG
- a CDS encoding holo-ACP synthase: MVLGLGTDMIEIARVQASMNRYGEQFLRRIFTEGEIAYCLRKKRNAAESFAARFAAKEAGAKALGTGISQGVSWREIEVRRKQGQRPELELSGRAAERAKKMGIRTISLSLTHSRDVAMAVVIVED, encoded by the coding sequence ATGGTGCTTGGCTTGGGGACGGACATGATCGAGATTGCGCGGGTACAGGCGAGCATGAATCGATATGGGGAGCAGTTTCTGCGCCGCATCTTCACGGAAGGCGAAATAGCGTACTGCCTACGCAAGAAGCGCAACGCGGCGGAGAGCTTTGCGGCACGGTTTGCGGCGAAGGAAGCCGGCGCAAAGGCGCTTGGAACGGGAATAAGCCAGGGGGTGAGTTGGCGGGAGATCGAGGTGCGGCGGAAGCAGGGTCAACGTCCCGAACTGGAACTTAGCGGAAGGGCTGCTGAGCGGGCAAAAAAAATGGGGATACGCACCATTTCATTGAGCCTTACCCATAGCCGGGATGTAGCGATGGCAGTGGTGATCGTTGAAGATTGA
- a CDS encoding Dabb family protein produces MIIHAFLFRWKPEVTADQKARVLAEILALKDHIPGILEAHAGTNFSPRSEGYEFGGVMKFADQAALHAYVHHPVHQKLISWLMPLITPIELDFEA; encoded by the coding sequence ATGATCATCCACGCCTTTCTCTTTCGTTGGAAGCCTGAAGTGACCGCTGACCAGAAGGCCCGCGTCCTCGCAGAAATCCTCGCGCTCAAGGACCACATTCCCGGCATCCTTGAGGCGCACGCAGGTACCAACTTCTCGCCCCGCTCCGAGGGCTACGAATTCGGCGGCGTCATGAAGTTCGCCGATCAGGCAGCACTTCACGCCTACGTCCATCACCCGGTCCACCAGAAGCTCATTAGCTGGCTGATGCCCCTCATCACGCCCATCGAGCTTGATTTCGAAGCTTGA